In Chryseobacterium lactis, a single genomic region encodes these proteins:
- a CDS encoding NAD-dependent epimerase/dehydratase family protein: protein MSSIKIILTGATGMVGEGVLMECLENPDVSAVLSISRKPSGKKHPKLKEYLVPDFLSIDLNDENLKGYDACFFCAGISSVGMNEDDYTKITYDTTIHFAKVVLNQNPEMVFNYVSGAQTDRTESGKIMWARVKGRTENALKKMNFRGAYNFRPGFMKPVDGQLNVKWFFKPFIWFFPIFLPSKSLTLQEVAKAMIHAVQKGYPISTLEIKDIKNLAI, encoded by the coding sequence ATGAGCTCAATTAAAATAATTCTTACCGGTGCAACAGGAATGGTAGGCGAAGGTGTTCTGATGGAATGTCTTGAAAACCCTGATGTTTCTGCAGTTTTAAGCATAAGCAGAAAACCGTCAGGGAAAAAGCATCCTAAACTAAAAGAATACCTCGTTCCGGACTTTTTATCCATCGATCTTAATGATGAAAATCTTAAAGGTTATGATGCCTGTTTCTTTTGTGCCGGGATTAGCAGCGTAGGAATGAATGAAGACGATTATACGAAAATCACTTACGATACCACCATCCATTTCGCAAAAGTCGTTTTGAATCAAAACCCGGAAATGGTTTTTAACTATGTCTCAGGCGCTCAGACCGACCGCACAGAAAGCGGAAAGATCATGTGGGCAAGAGTAAAAGGACGAACAGAAAATGCTTTGAAAAAGATGAATTTCAGAGGAGCATACAATTTTCGTCCCGGATTTATGAAACCCGTTGACGGTCAATTGAATGTAAAATGGTTTTTCAAACCTTTTATTTGGTTTTTTCCTATTTTTTTACCGTCAAAATCACTAACTTTACAGGAAGTGGCTAAAGCAATGATCCATGCGGTACAAAAAGGATACCCGATATCAACTTTAGAAATTAAAGACATTAAAAATTTAGCGATATGA
- a CDS encoding DUF4265 domain-containing protein, translated as MENKVILTYYDVENKLAEESVWIEALDNEKYQVKNVPFFAPNIAYNDIITVEKDDGCLYFEEMVEPSEHSTIQIVFFNNKKIKEVTKTLEELGCSWEGIDEQQILAVDIPPSVNYAVVQNFLKKMLSENAFDYKEACLSETHQSNI; from the coding sequence ATGGAAAATAAAGTTATTTTAACATATTATGACGTTGAAAATAAATTAGCAGAAGAATCCGTGTGGATCGAAGCACTAGATAACGAGAAGTATCAAGTAAAAAACGTGCCATTTTTTGCTCCAAACATTGCCTATAATGATATAATCACCGTAGAAAAAGATGACGGTTGTTTATATTTTGAGGAAATGGTTGAACCTTCCGAACATAGTACGATTCAGATTGTATTCTTTAACAATAAAAAAATAAAAGAAGTAACAAAAACGCTAGAAGAATTAGGCTGTTCTTGGGAAGGGATTGATGAACAGCAGATTTTAGCTGTGGATATTCCTCCTTCTGTTAATTATGCTGTTGTTCAAAACTTTTTGAAGAAGATGCTATCTGAAAATGCATTCGATTACAAAGAAGCTTGTCTTTCGGAAACTCATCAAAGTAATATATAA
- a CDS encoding NifU family protein, which yields METNITHEDTVTRVMEALESIRPFLNKDGGDIELIDVKDNQVFVKLLGNCSGCSLNFSTLKLGVENTIKQHAPEIEKVINVE from the coding sequence ATGGAAACAAACATAACACACGAAGATACAGTAACGAGAGTAATGGAGGCTCTGGAAAGCATCAGACCGTTTTTGAATAAAGACGGAGGTGATATAGAGCTTATTGACGTGAAAGATAATCAGGTTTTTGTGAAACTTTTGGGTAACTGTTCCGGGTGTTCGCTAAACTTTTCAACTTTGAAATTAGGAGTTGAAAATACCATCAAGCAACATGCTCCGGAGATCGAAAAGGTAATCAACGTAGAATAA
- a CDS encoding suppressor of fused domain protein — MFEKTSIENKSLAKYITSIVGINEKIDRHWDEATINFIDIFSCDDPIYPNIKIFGTIGVSDHSNRIEMKDDNFQDIPIELLITGYKEFDLLPNILSTAGFYITKKRWDCQPGSVFMRIVDMYYEDSEMKHIMFVSPFLWEDKLEPLHLETKTVHWLLGTPISDKELEFRMKNGASALEDIFQEKDIDIFDINRKSVI, encoded by the coding sequence ATGTTTGAGAAAACTTCTATAGAAAACAAAAGTCTGGCTAAGTATATAACAAGTATAGTGGGAATTAACGAAAAGATTGACCGTCATTGGGATGAGGCTACCATAAATTTTATTGATATTTTTTCATGTGATGACCCGATTTATCCCAACATAAAAATTTTCGGCACAATAGGTGTGTCTGACCACTCCAATAGAATTGAAATGAAAGATGATAATTTTCAAGATATTCCTATTGAACTTCTTATTACCGGATATAAAGAGTTTGATTTGTTACCAAATATTCTATCCACAGCAGGATTTTATATTACTAAAAAAAGGTGGGACTGTCAACCGGGATCAGTCTTTATGCGAATTGTTGATATGTATTATGAAGATTCAGAAATGAAACACATTATGTTTGTATCACCATTTCTATGGGAAGATAAGTTGGAGCCATTGCATCTTGAAACAAAGACTGTACATTGGCTTTTAGGTACTCCGATTTCTGATAAGGAACTAGAATTCAGAATGAAAAATGGAGCATCCGCATTGGAAGACATATTTCAAGAGAAAGACATTGACATATTTGACATTAATAGAAAGTCAGTAATATAG
- a CDS encoding ankyrin repeat domain-containing protein, which translates to MNLLLFVGIISIKMRLRLQDQFGNNAMWTAVFNSDGGYDIVKLLKEYGFDSNSKNNNDRSPLDFAKQIEDEELQKILTSK; encoded by the coding sequence ATGAATTTATTATTGTTTGTGGGAATAATTTCAATAAAAATGAGGTTGCGCCTACAGGATCAATTTGGGAATAATGCAATGTGGACTGCTGTTTTCAACTCTGATGGAGGGTATGATATTGTTAAACTTCTAAAAGAATATGGATTTGATTCAAACTCTAAAAATAACAACGACAGATCCCCATTAGATTTTGCAAAGCAAATCGAAGATGAAGAGTTACAGAAGATATTAACTAGTAAATAA
- a CDS encoding Ppx/GppA phosphatase family protein — protein sequence MKIAAIDIGSNAARLLINEVKVNNNRPEFIKLNLLRIPLRLGMDVFTIGKIGSEREKMVVDSMKIFSDLMKIYKVDHYRACATSAMRDAANGNEIIKRVQEASGINIEIISGDEEATLIYENHVAEGLDKEFAYLYIDVGGGSTELTFYENGKMIYEKSFNIGTIRLLNNLVTVDNWKEMKDEIKKNIVSKKPIVAIGSGGNINKVFSMSKTKDGKPMSLSHLKKVYKIFNELSVEERMTKYSLREDRADVLVHALSIFNNIMSWSEINRIFVPKISVADGLIQNIYSQLQHKK from the coding sequence ATGAAGATAGCAGCGATAGACATAGGAAGTAATGCCGCACGACTTCTTATTAATGAAGTAAAAGTAAATAATAATAGGCCTGAATTCATTAAATTAAACCTTCTGAGAATTCCTCTCAGGTTGGGAATGGATGTATTCACCATTGGAAAAATCGGCAGCGAAAGAGAGAAAATGGTCGTAGATTCTATGAAAATATTCAGTGACCTGATGAAAATCTACAAAGTTGACCATTACAGAGCCTGCGCGACAAGCGCCATGCGTGATGCAGCCAACGGAAATGAAATCATCAAACGGGTTCAGGAAGCGTCAGGAATTAATATCGAAATCATCTCCGGAGATGAAGAAGCGACACTGATCTATGAAAACCATGTAGCAGAAGGCCTTGACAAAGAATTCGCTTATTTATATATCGACGTAGGAGGAGGTTCTACAGAACTTACCTTTTACGAAAACGGAAAAATGATATACGAAAAATCTTTCAATATCGGAACGATTCGTCTTCTCAACAATCTGGTGACAGTGGACAACTGGAAAGAAATGAAAGATGAAATCAAAAAAAACATCGTCAGTAAAAAACCAATCGTTGCCATCGGATCAGGAGGGAACATCAACAAGGTATTCTCCATGAGTAAAACCAAAGACGGTAAACCGATGTCTCTCTCTCACCTTAAAAAAGTCTATAAAATATTCAATGAGCTTTCTGTAGAAGAAAGAATGACAAAATATAGTCTCAGAGAAGACAGAGCCGACGTATTGGTGCATGCCTTGAGTATTTTCAACAATATCATGTCATGGTCGGAGATCAACAGGATCTTTGTTCCTAAAATTTCTGTAGCAGATGGTTTGATCCAGAATATCTACAGTCAGTTACAGCACAAAAAATAG
- a CDS encoding DUF2750 domain-containing protein: MNHKEIERVVALKPAGRYKHFIKKVADSEIFFTLVNEYGEYILSELENKKLFSMWSAEEYAALCKVSGWENGVIKQLNLDDLENEIIDFIADEDCLINVFPVSDKTGFVVSLTEFSRDLSEELKNYS, encoded by the coding sequence ATGAATCACAAAGAGATAGAAAGAGTAGTCGCATTGAAACCAGCAGGAAGATATAAGCATTTTATCAAAAAAGTGGCTGATTCAGAAATCTTCTTCACATTGGTAAATGAATATGGAGAATATATTTTGTCTGAATTAGAAAACAAAAAATTATTCTCTATGTGGAGTGCGGAAGAATATGCCGCACTTTGCAAAGTAAGTGGATGGGAAAATGGTGTTATCAAGCAACTGAACCTGGATGATTTAGAAAATGAAATTATAGATTTTATTGCTGACGAGGATTGCCTGATCAATGTTTTCCCAGTTTCTGATAAAACCGGATTTGTAGTTAGCTTAACAGAATTCTCCAGAGATTTAAGTGAAGAACTCAAAAATTATAGCTAG
- a CDS encoding DUF3060 domain-containing protein: MKSIKTVGILAILLLGTGTAFSQSRKTETMKGVEKSDNDKKIEVDGVGHKLTYNLNGGVAEVEGGDNTVTIKGSAKKISVSGTGNKVYIDKVDKVAIEGGNNIVYYRTSGTKSGKPDVSLTGVGNKVVKQ, from the coding sequence ATGAAAAGTATTAAAACAGTAGGAATCCTGGCAATTCTTCTATTGGGAACGGGAACAGCTTTTTCTCAATCCAGGAAAACAGAAACGATGAAAGGGGTAGAAAAATCCGACAACGATAAAAAAATAGAGGTAGATGGTGTGGGCCATAAACTCACCTATAATCTCAACGGAGGAGTAGCAGAAGTGGAAGGTGGCGATAACACGGTAACTATTAAAGGAAGTGCTAAAAAGATTTCCGTATCCGGAACAGGCAACAAAGTCTATATTGATAAAGTGGATAAAGTAGCAATAGAAGGTGGCAATAATATAGTATACTACCGGACTTCCGGAACAAAATCAGGAAAACCGGATGTTTCTCTTACCGGAGTAGGCAATAAAGTAGTAAAACAATAA
- a CDS encoding Mrp/NBP35 family ATP-binding protein, whose translation MLTKEKVQDFLKEIEVDDLVNNLQIVGNDVYIDMTAHSPAMHEKKKLEAAMKQAFASEFGEDVHLKLKIVSPEPSEIQQSQIKGKQIPGIQNIIAIASGKGGVGKSTVSANMAVTLAKMGFKVGLLDADIYGPSVPTMFDTEGQKPISVEVNGKNMMKPIENYGVKMLSIGYFSGANQAVVWRGPMASKALNQMIRDAAWGELDFLLIDLPPGTGDIHLSIIQEVPVTGAVIVSTPQHVALADVRKGIAMFQMESINIPVLGLIENMAYFTPEELPENKYYIFGNQGAQYLAEDLGIPVLGEIPLIQSIREAGDVGRPAALQDDSKISEIYTETARKMVESLVERNKSLPPTEAVKISTMAGCSPKAKK comes from the coding sequence ATGTTGACGAAAGAAAAGGTTCAAGATTTCCTTAAAGAAATAGAAGTAGACGATTTGGTGAATAATCTTCAGATTGTGGGTAATGATGTTTATATTGACATGACTGCTCATTCGCCTGCAATGCACGAAAAGAAAAAACTGGAAGCCGCAATGAAACAAGCTTTTGCCAGTGAGTTTGGAGAAGATGTTCATTTAAAACTTAAAATCGTTTCTCCGGAACCTAGTGAAATTCAGCAAAGTCAGATTAAAGGAAAACAAATTCCCGGAATTCAAAATATTATCGCTATCGCTTCCGGTAAAGGAGGAGTAGGGAAGTCAACTGTTTCTGCAAATATGGCAGTTACTTTGGCTAAAATGGGCTTTAAAGTGGGATTATTGGACGCGGATATTTATGGTCCTTCAGTACCTACAATGTTCGATACAGAAGGTCAAAAGCCAATTTCTGTAGAAGTAAACGGTAAGAACATGATGAAACCTATTGAGAACTACGGGGTGAAAATGCTGTCAATAGGATATTTCTCAGGAGCAAACCAGGCTGTAGTATGGAGAGGACCAATGGCTTCAAAAGCATTGAATCAAATGATCAGAGATGCTGCATGGGGTGAGTTGGATTTCTTATTAATTGACCTTCCGCCGGGAACAGGAGATATTCACTTATCCATTATCCAGGAAGTTCCTGTAACAGGAGCTGTGATCGTGAGTACACCTCAGCATGTGGCATTGGCAGACGTAAGAAAAGGTATTGCGATGTTCCAGATGGAAAGTATTAATATTCCGGTTCTTGGATTAATCGAAAATATGGCGTATTTTACACCGGAAGAACTTCCTGAGAATAAATATTATATCTTTGGAAACCAGGGAGCACAGTATCTTGCTGAAGATCTTGGAATTCCTGTATTGGGAGAAATTCCTTTGATCCAAAGTATCAGAGAAGCAGGAGATGTAGGAAGACCGGCAGCGCTTCAGGATGATTCCAAAATTTCCGAAATCTATACTGAGACGGCAAGAAAAATGGTTGAAAGCTTGGTAGAAAGAAATAAAAGCCTTCCGCCGACTGAAGCAGTGAAAATCTCAACAATGGCCGGATGTTCGCCGAAAGCAAAAAAATAA
- a CDS encoding choice-of-anchor I family protein — translation MINNYLLKGSVIAAFFFQSGLFGQTLIHYWNFNDNASAATITTPSSTPANGSLTAIAGGTSEIDFANGTGQNFNTSNLNARNGDPSGTHLRFNNPIGGALQFNLPTTGYNNVVVKFTTRRSGQGAGTQSWSYSTDGTTFIPYQTVTPQDANPQLITFDFSAISGVSNNPNFKLKVEFSATGGGTGGNNRFDNFTVDATSSGTTDTTPPTVTYLPANNTNNASTTINPTISFNENVRLTDNSAINDSNAQNLVELRLGNSTGTQVPFTTAFSSNTITIIPASGLVPGQTYYLALKPNMVEDFSDNSVTSSTSSTFTTAGTIISLDKNFIKVNENAGNLAFKINITNPSAATVNLVVKPAPFSTADQNDFTLTNQTININPSTTSYTVNIPIIDDTQEEQQAEYFVVSLENPVGATISGDNSATIYIVDNDKPAPVPSNQIQLNYIGSFDPSGTNNSSTEIVVHDPATQRLFTISSITDVFDIIDFSTPGTPAVVKTVNMAPYGGITSIAVKNGIIAAASPNADPQQNGSVVFFDINGNFLKQVTVGALPDMITFSPDGTKVVTANEGEPNDAYTVDPEGTISIIDISGGIGNLSQTHVTTLNFNNFDSQVAALTATGLRKVRTNNTLSQDLEPEYVTISADSQKAWVTLQENNAIAELNLSTKTITGIWGLGKKDMSLPGNVFDASDNNGEVLIANWPVKAYYIPDAVQNYKVGNTNYIVTANEGDEKDLSGYSERTTVGANTYTLDPAIFPQSAILKASYNLGRFRVSTATGNTDADPDFEEMAALGARSFSIFNADTKQRVYDSGDQFERYIAAKHPLIFNADNESNTVKSRSRAKGPEPEGVALGTINGQTYAFITLERTGGVMVYNITDPNNPTFTDYKHSRITSAYGGDNGPEGIIYIAPENTSTGKGYVIIANEISGTLSTYEVTPPPTLGTDETKAEKATFNVFPNPVHKGNIVYFNRKQDYELYDMSGKLIGKQKNALTISTDHLSTGVYLIKTTEGHVKRIVVK, via the coding sequence ATGATCAACAATTACCTCTTAAAGGGGTCTGTCATTGCCGCATTCTTTTTCCAGAGCGGACTTTTCGGGCAGACACTCATCCATTACTGGAATTTTAATGACAATGCTTCCGCAGCTACTATTACCACACCTTCTTCTACGCCGGCCAATGGTTCTCTTACAGCCATCGCCGGAGGAACCAGTGAAATAGACTTTGCCAATGGAACCGGTCAGAATTTTAATACAAGCAATTTAAATGCAAGAAACGGAGATCCTTCCGGAACACATTTAAGATTCAATAATCCTATTGGCGGAGCTTTACAATTTAACCTTCCAACAACAGGATACAATAATGTCGTTGTAAAATTTACGACTAGAAGATCCGGTCAGGGTGCAGGTACACAATCATGGTCGTATTCTACAGACGGAACAACCTTTATTCCATATCAGACGGTTACTCCTCAGGATGCCAACCCACAACTGATTACGTTTGATTTCTCTGCTATTTCAGGAGTTTCCAACAATCCGAATTTCAAATTAAAAGTTGAATTCTCAGCTACCGGTGGAGGAACGGGAGGCAATAACCGTTTTGATAACTTTACGGTAGATGCTACTTCTTCCGGAACTACAGATACTACTCCACCTACAGTCACTTATCTTCCTGCCAACAACACAAATAATGCTTCAACAACCATCAATCCTACCATTTCTTTCAATGAAAATGTAAGATTGACTGATAATTCCGCGATTAACGATTCTAATGCACAAAATCTTGTAGAGCTACGTCTTGGAAACTCTACAGGTACACAAGTTCCCTTCACTACTGCTTTCAGTAGCAACACCATCACCATTATCCCAGCTTCCGGCTTAGTGCCGGGTCAGACCTACTATCTGGCTCTTAAACCGAATATGGTGGAAGATTTCAGTGATAATAGTGTTACCAGCAGTACTTCAAGTACTTTTACAACGGCCGGAACCATTATCTCCTTAGATAAAAATTTTATTAAAGTCAATGAAAATGCAGGAAATCTGGCTTTTAAAATTAATATAACTAATCCTTCTGCGGCTACGGTAAACCTTGTTGTAAAGCCGGCACCGTTCAGTACAGCTGATCAGAATGATTTTACTTTAACCAATCAAACCATCAATATAAATCCTTCCACGACAAGTTATACCGTCAATATTCCGATTATTGATGATACTCAGGAAGAACAACAGGCTGAATATTTTGTAGTAAGTCTTGAAAACCCGGTAGGAGCCACTATTTCAGGAGATAATTCCGCAACAATCTACATTGTAGACAACGATAAACCGGCACCGGTACCTTCCAACCAGATTCAACTGAACTATATCGGAAGCTTTGATCCGTCCGGAACCAACAACAGCTCCACAGAAATTGTGGTGCACGATCCTGCAACGCAACGATTATTTACCATCAGTTCAATCACAGATGTTTTTGATATTATAGATTTTAGTACTCCAGGTACACCGGCGGTTGTTAAAACCGTAAATATGGCACCTTATGGCGGTATTACGAGTATTGCCGTGAAGAATGGAATCATTGCTGCGGCTTCTCCTAATGCTGATCCTCAGCAGAATGGATCTGTAGTATTTTTCGACATCAATGGTAATTTTCTGAAACAGGTTACTGTAGGCGCTTTACCGGATATGATTACGTTCAGCCCTGACGGAACCAAAGTTGTTACTGCTAATGAGGGAGAGCCTAATGACGCTTATACTGTAGATCCTGAGGGAACAATCAGTATCATTGATATTTCCGGAGGAATTGGTAATCTTTCTCAAACTCATGTTACGACTCTTAATTTCAATAATTTTGATTCTCAGGTGGCAGCGCTCACGGCAACCGGCTTAAGAAAAGTAAGAACCAACAATACGTTGTCTCAGGATTTAGAACCTGAATACGTTACCATCAGTGCAGATAGCCAAAAGGCATGGGTAACACTTCAGGAAAATAATGCCATTGCAGAGCTTAATCTTTCAACGAAAACCATTACCGGAATTTGGGGATTGGGCAAAAAAGATATGAGTCTTCCCGGAAATGTTTTTGATGCCTCCGATAACAATGGTGAAGTATTAATTGCCAACTGGCCTGTAAAAGCCTACTATATCCCGGATGCAGTGCAAAATTATAAAGTTGGAAATACCAATTATATCGTAACAGCCAATGAAGGTGACGAAAAAGACCTTTCAGGATACAGCGAAAGAACAACAGTCGGAGCCAATACTTATACGTTGGATCCTGCTATTTTCCCACAGTCAGCGATATTGAAAGCATCTTATAATCTAGGACGATTTCGGGTTTCTACAGCTACCGGAAATACAGATGCAGATCCGGATTTCGAAGAAATGGCGGCTTTAGGAGCACGCTCGTTCTCTATCTTTAATGCAGATACAAAACAGAGAGTGTATGACAGTGGAGATCAATTTGAAAGATATATTGCAGCCAAACATCCATTAATTTTTAATGCAGATAATGAATCGAATACGGTTAAAAGCAGAAGCCGTGCAAAAGGTCCTGAACCGGAAGGGGTGGCACTGGGAACAATTAACGGACAAACCTATGCCTTTATCACCCTGGAAAGAACAGGTGGTGTGATGGTTTATAATATCACGGATCCCAATAATCCTACCTTTACTGATTATAAGCATTCCCGTATTACCTCAGCGTATGGGGGCGACAACGGTCCTGAAGGTATTATCTATATTGCTCCGGAGAATACCTCAACAGGGAAAGGATATGTCATTATCGCCAATGAAATCAGCGGAACGTTATCTACCTATGAAGTAACGCCACCTCCTACATTGGGAACTGATGAAACAAAGGCTGAAAAGGCAACTTTCAATGTATTTCCAAATCCTGTACATAAAGGAAATATCGTCTATTTTAACAGAAAACAGGACTATGAATTGTATGATATGTCCGGAAAGCTGATCGGAAAGCAAAAAAATGCTTTAACAATAAGCACTGATCATCTTTCTACAGGAGTTTATCTTATCAAAACGACAGAAGGGCACGTAAAAAGAATTGTAGTGAAGTAA
- the ppk1 gene encoding polyphosphate kinase 1, translated as MSLHFNPRDITWLAFNERVLQEAMDEKVPLHLRIRFLGIFSNNLDEFFRVRVAGLKRAMDFKEKVIAESFYQPPSKILQRINEVVMRQQLNFDKTWKKIQDEMADHKVFIKNSKNLTAKQKEFVRTYFDEVVESNVIPILLHENTPMPYLRDKSLYLGVAMRKKDWQYSSNYAIIEIPSRFVGRFLLLPTEDPEEKNVMLLEDVITFNLPHIFSYFGYDEFAANAFKVTKDAELDLDNDIRTNFAEKIEKGLKNRRKGKPTRFVFDKDMDKALLELLIRKLNLTKKDSIIPGGKIHNFKHFMDFPDVFETYTRPVERTSFTHQAFEHGERVTDVILKEDVLLTFPYHKYNPVIDLLREAAMDPDVKSIQITAYRLASSSKIINALIYAARNGKEVTVMLELQARFDEESNLEWKDMLEPEGINVLVGLPNKKVHAKLCVIKKRAHNKTIQYGFVSTGNFNEKTARIYGDHLLLTADRGIMADINKVFNVLKKPKDDYISVLKTCKNLLVCPQFMREKIVHHIDKEIEEAKAGRKAEIIVKANSLSDRLLIEKLYDAATVGVSIRLIVRGIYCAVNQKEFKEKIKAISIVDEYLEHARVMYFYNKGAEDLYISSADWMTRNLDYRIEAAAKITDKNLKKELKDILDIQLRDNVKARILDKKLSNEYIRNDKKECRSQIETYTYLKAKTNKK; from the coding sequence ATGTCATTACACTTTAATCCGCGAGATATTACATGGCTTGCCTTCAATGAAAGAGTTTTACAGGAGGCTATGGACGAAAAAGTTCCTTTGCATTTAAGAATACGTTTCCTTGGAATTTTCTCCAACAATCTGGACGAATTTTTCAGAGTACGTGTTGCCGGATTAAAGCGTGCCATGGATTTTAAAGAAAAAGTAATCGCCGAATCATTCTATCAGCCCCCTTCAAAAATCCTTCAGCGAATCAATGAGGTGGTGATGAGACAGCAGCTTAATTTTGATAAAACCTGGAAAAAAATTCAGGATGAAATGGCCGATCATAAAGTTTTCATTAAAAACTCAAAAAACCTTACAGCAAAACAGAAAGAGTTTGTAAGAACTTATTTTGACGAGGTGGTAGAATCCAATGTAATTCCTATCCTGCTTCATGAAAACACTCCAATGCCGTACCTGCGGGATAAAAGTCTTTATCTTGGAGTAGCAATGAGAAAAAAAGACTGGCAGTATTCCAGCAACTATGCCATTATTGAGATTCCTTCCCGTTTTGTCGGAAGGTTCCTGTTACTGCCCACAGAAGATCCTGAAGAAAAAAATGTAATGCTTCTGGAAGATGTGATTACTTTTAACTTACCTCACATTTTCTCTTATTTCGGCTATGATGAATTTGCGGCCAATGCTTTTAAAGTAACAAAAGATGCAGAACTGGATCTCGATAATGATATCCGGACCAACTTCGCAGAAAAAATAGAAAAAGGACTCAAAAACAGAAGAAAGGGAAAACCGACCCGTTTTGTTTTTGATAAAGATATGGATAAAGCTTTACTGGAGCTCCTTATCCGTAAATTAAACCTGACTAAAAAAGACAGTATTATTCCCGGAGGAAAAATCCATAATTTCAAACATTTCATGGATTTTCCGGACGTTTTTGAAACCTATACAAGACCGGTAGAAAGAACTTCCTTTACTCATCAGGCTTTTGAACATGGCGAAAGAGTGACTGATGTCATCCTTAAAGAAGATGTACTGCTTACGTTCCCTTACCACAAATACAATCCGGTTATTGACCTTCTCCGTGAAGCGGCGATGGATCCGGATGTAAAATCGATACAAATCACGGCCTACCGTCTGGCAAGCAGCTCAAAAATCATCAATGCCCTGATCTATGCTGCCAGAAATGGTAAAGAAGTAACCGTAATGCTGGAACTTCAGGCAAGATTTGATGAAGAATCCAATCTTGAATGGAAAGACATGCTGGAACCTGAAGGCATCAACGTTCTGGTAGGACTTCCCAATAAAAAGGTTCATGCTAAATTGTGTGTCATCAAAAAAAGAGCTCATAATAAAACCATTCAGTACGGATTCGTAAGCACGGGAAATTTCAATGAGAAAACAGCAAGAATCTACGGCGACCATTTGCTGCTGACAGCTGACCGTGGCATTATGGCAGATATCAACAAAGTCTTCAACGTCCTGAAAAAACCGAAAGATGATTACATTTCAGTTTTGAAAACTTGTAAAAATTTATTAGTTTGCCCCCAGTTTATGCGTGAAAAGATTGTTCACCATATCGACAAGGAAATTGAAGAGGCCAAAGCAGGAAGAAAAGCTGAAATTATCGTTAAAGCCAACTCTTTAAGCGACAGATTATTGATTGAGAAATTATATGATGCAGCAACAGTGGGAGTATCCATAAGATTAATTGTAAGAGGAATCTATTGCGCCGTCAACCAAAAAGAATTTAAAGAAAAAATAAAAGCCATAAGTATTGTAGACGAATATCTGGAACATGCCAGAGTGATGTATTTTTATAACAAAGGCGCAGAAGACTTATATATTTCCTCTGCTGACTGGATGACCAGAAACCTTGATTACAGAATTGAAGCCGCTGCCAAAATCACAGATAAGAATCTAAAGAAAGAACTGAAAGACATTCTTGACATCCAACTTAGAGATAATGTAAAAGCAAGAATTTTAGACAAAAAACTGAGCAACGAATACATAAGAAACGATAAAAAAGAATGCCGTTCACAAATAGAAACCTATACATATTTAAAAGCTAAAACCAACAAAAAATGA